From a single Lolium rigidum isolate FL_2022 chromosome 7, APGP_CSIRO_Lrig_0.1, whole genome shotgun sequence genomic region:
- the LOC124671323 gene encoding disease resistance protein RGA5-like, protein MDLVTGAMGSLLPKLGKLLNEYKFQKGVKEDIKSLEKEMKIMRAALHKVADVPRDQLEEGIKIWAGELRELSYNMEDVVDKFLVHVNGESSDPNSNKLKQLGDNMIGLFTNWKSCHQIANEIKDIKNQVNYVAKQHKRYRVSGIVAANVAATTTTFDPRLPALYNKVSDLVGINEPRDELIKRLTNKNDQIEIVSIVGFGGLGKTTLAKAVYDSLKPQFDCTAFVSVSQTPDMVGIFRKMLHQLDKKNYADINEASRDATELIDELRMFLRNKRYLIVIDDIWNLQSWIEIKHALNENDCASRIITTTRDLDIATNVGGSFKINPLNLKSSKTLFCGRIFGSEDKLPRHLGEASIKILDKCGGVPLAIITIASVLNVPSKIQNQAVWDKVCAYIGSGLEHSPHVKTMRIILSLSYYHLPYHLRTCLLYLSIYPEDHEIHRDDLIWKWIAEGFIQHKNSDDSLFEVGRSYFTELINSGMILPCIDFKGDVTRCRLHDMVLGLICSLSSEENFVTILNHSGGCCISSPVKVRRLSIQNRNEDNQRKPLAFMSKSQVRSVTTFPPAINQMMSLSIFDVLRVLDLNGCHLGKSKNLNLEDVVNLFHLRYLGLAGTNICQLPAGIGNLLFLQVLDVRYNSNLKELPSSICKLRRLMCLLVNGYHASLPDGLGNLTSMEVLKKICATLNIVKELRKLSMLRELKIKFERNASLEYGEAFLESLRHLKKIQSVIIRGYFPSMDLLEKSWLPPQQLRAFESVRCGAFSGVPEWIKRDPLCLSDLAELVIGFVELREEDLLILGRLPVLRRLWLWSAKQTTKVLSIGADGVKKAKDDGNGDFDFGLLNLLSLGQVTVGIDRHGVTLADVKDAVVALRHTVNVHPLHPVITFDIRPLIQQEERASEMNPEFFFDEELIREQRKLPGKFRKFRAETT, encoded by the exons ATGGATCTCGTAACAGGGGCCATGGGCTCACTTCTCCCCAAGCTTGGCAAGCTCCTTAATGAGTACAAGTTCCAGAAGGGCGTCAAGGAAGACATCAAGTCtctggagaaagagatgaagatcATGCGTGCTGCTCTTCACAAGGTGGCAGATGTGCCACGGGACCAACTCGAGGAGGGCATCAAGATCTGGGCAGGGGAGCTCAGGGAGCTGTCCTACAATATGGAAGACGTTGTAGACAAGTTCCTGGTGCATGTCAATGGCGAGAGCTCTGACCCCAACTCCAACAAGCTCAAACAGCTTGGGGATAATATGATTGGCTTGTTCACCAACTGGAAATCTTGTCATCAGATCGCCAACGAGATCAAGGACATCAAGAACCAAGTCAATTATGTGGCCAAACAACATAAGAGGTACAGGGTCAGTGGTATTGTTGCTGCTAATGTAGCTGCTACAACAACAACTTTTGATCCTCGTCTACCTGCTTTGTACAACAAGGTGTCTGACCTTGTTGGCATCAATGAGCCAAGAGATGAGTTAATCAAGAGGTTAACAAACAAAAATGACCAAATAGAGATAGTCTCTATTGTTGGATTTGGAGGCTTGGGCAAAACTACTTTGGCTAAAGCTGTATATGACAGTCTCAAACCACAATTTGATTGCACAGCCTTTGTTTCTGTGTCGCAGACTCCTGATATGGTAGGGATTTTCAGGAAGATGCTACATCAGCTTGATAAGAAAAACTATGCCGACATTAATGAAGCATCGCGCGATGCAACAGAGCTCATTGATGAACTCAGAATGTTCCTCCGAAACAAGAG GTACCTCATTGTTATTGACGATATATGGAATCTACAATCATGGATAGAAATCAAACATGCTTTGAATGAGAATGACTGTGCAAGCAGAATAATCACAACAACTCGTGACCTTGATATTGCTACAAATGTTGGTGGTTCTTTTAAGATAAATCCCCTTAATCTAAAGAGCTCGAAAACCTTATTTTGTGGAAGAATATTTGGTTCTGAGGATAAATTACCTCGACATTTGGGTGAAGCGTCCATAAAGATATTGGATAAATGTGGTGGTGTACCACTAGCTATCATTACCATCGCTAGTGTATTGAATGTACCTAGTAAAATCCAAAACCAAGCAGTGTGGGATAAGGTATGTGCCTATATTGGTTCTGGACTTGAACATAGTCCTCATGTGAAGACCATGCGGATAATATTGTCCCTAAGCTATTACCACTTACCCTATCATCTGAGAACTTGCCTATTGTATCTAAGTATATATCCAGAAGATCATGAGATCCATAGAGATGACTTGATATGGAAATGGATAGCCGAAGGTTTCATACAACATAAAAATTCGGATGATAGCTTATTTGAGGTTGGACGCAGTTACTTTACTGAGCTGATAAATAGTGGCATGATCCTGCCGTGCATAGATTTTAAAGGTGATGTAACACGTTGCCGTCTGCATGATATGGTGCTTGGCCTAATCTGTTCATTATCTAGTGAAGAGAACTTTGTTACTATATTGAATCACAGCGGTGGTTGCTGCATATCTTCACCCGTCAAAGTTCGCAGGCTGTCAATCCAAAATAGAAATGAAGACAATCAAAGGAAGCCACTTGCTTTCATGAGTAAATCACAAGTGAGGTCTGTTACTACCTTTCCACCTGCTATTAATCAAATGATGTCACTGTCGATATTTGATGTTTTACGTGTATTGGATCTAAATGGATGTCATCTGGGGAAAAGCAAAAACCTTAACCTCGAGGATGTTGTGAATTTATTTCACTTAAGGTACCTAGGTCTTGCCGGTACAAATATTTGCCAGCTCCCAGCAGGAATAGGAAATCTGCTATTTTTGCAGGTGTTGGATGTAAGATACAATTCCAACCTAAAAGAATTACCATCCAGTATTTGCAAGCTGAGAAGATTGATGTGTCTACTTGTTAATGGTTACCACGCGAGCCTCCCCGATGGGCTGGGAAATCTTACATCCATGGAAGTGTTGAAGAAGATCTGTGCCACCCTAAATATTGTGAAAGAGTTGCGCAAGCTATCAATGCTAAGGGAGCTCAAAATTAAGTTTGAGCGTAATGCAAGCCTAGAGTATGGGGAAGCTTTTCTTGAGTCTTTACGTCACCTGAAAAAAATCCAAAGTGTAATTATTCGTGGGTATTTCCCTTCCATGGATCTCTTGGAGAAAAGTTGGCTGCCACCTCAGCAGCTCCGCGCATTTGAGTCAGTCAGGTGCGGAGCATTCTCTGGGGTGCCGGAGTGGATAAAGAGGGATCCACTGTGTCTCTCGGACCTCGCCGAGTTGGTAATTGGCTTCGTGGAACTACGAGAGGAGGACCTACTGATCCTTGGGAGGTTGCCAGTTCTTCGTCGTCTCTGGTTGTGGAGTGCCAAGCAAACGACGAAGGTGCTGTCCATTGGCGCTGATGG TGTCAAGAAGGCAAAAGATGATGGCAATGGCGATTTCGACTTCGGCCTGCTGAACCTCTTATCCCTTGGGCAGGTCACTGTGGGAATTGATCGTCATGGTGTCACACTTGCAGACGTGAAGGATGCAGTGGTTGCATTGAGGCACACAGTTAACGTCCATCCCCTTCATCCTGTCATCACCTTTGATATTAGGCCGCTTATACAACAAGAGGAG AGGGCAAGTGAAATGAATCCAGAGTTTTTCTTTGATGAAGAACTGATTAGAGAGCAGAGGAAGCTCCCGGGGAAATTTCGGAAATTCCGTGCGGAAACTACCTAG
- the LOC124671324 gene encoding disease resistance protein RGA2-like, with product MAGFLGTVVDAAIGWMVQSILGSFFTGQMEAWTREVGLAEDVEKLKFEMRKVEMVLAAAEGRRIDNKPLARSLDDLKELIYDSEDVMDELDYYRIQQQIEQGNGSSLPSGSNPEGSHASSSAPSSAFELVYNATSQITSWASCNRKRKREDEGPAHSTIMTFEVKDDISKRINIIVNHLCTIGDSVQRVLQLVIAHPIATPSQSQIIARNARMTTSVPVERKVYGRDAERDRIIELLINRGSNDLNVLPVVGIGGVGKTTLARYVYSDERVSGHFDLQMWVCVSTDFSERRITLEILEHVCKDRQEYENISNFNVLQEILLKYIRNKRFLLVLDDVWEDKDRSGWDELLAPLRRSQVSGCMILATTRRKSVAKLLGTVIEVELNGLDEKEFWILFKAFAFGNENYEDHPSLQSIGKQIAKALKGCPLAAQSVGALLKTSISYKHWRRVQDKWKSLQEDADDILPILKISYDYLPVHLQRCFSFCSLFPEDYLFSGERLVRAWISQNFVQCEDPTMRLEETGQQYLDRLVDLGFFQKVGSHYVMHDLMHELAGKVSLNECATIHGFQSEEIRPTVRHLSIITTAFIKDKDVHGPNEKFDKVIQKVRSWHKLRTLMLFGQSTENFLESLRTLCKEAKCLRLLRVIDADISSINDFLSPCHLRYVSAYGLHLKQFPQPLTRCYHLQVLDVGISSKLAVPTGMSNLIYLRHLIAHEKVHHTIACVGNITSLQELKFKVQNVGSFGIGQLESMNELVLLDISQLENVKTEEEARGSSLIDKEYLKTLSLSWEDSSMSLQPQAAKNVLEGLQPHQNLKTLKITGYGGTTPSWLSSTFSVISLEILHLEKCREWRILPTLEMPFLRKLTLIRMLNVMEISVPSLEELVLTDMPKLEKCTGSYGKELTSRLKVLMIRNCPQLNEFTLFRSYSSFDAEQKSWFPSLKKLSIKHCPQIIKWELFPLQEMVNLKELELMDLHVVRELAVPSLEELVLIKMPNLENCDNLAASAPPQFLPSQGDQNRWLPSLHRLTIHDCPCLTVSHPLPPSALISDLSIRGVPTVPKMSINSVWFTIESNELSVLDDRILAFHNLRGITMLEIKNCLNLISLSSEAFSQLTALEDLSIRDCPNLANSNIMSEVVLENTRSTRSLLLPSLKYLVISTCGITGSWLTQMLSQMQFLETLVLTDCPAVKFLSISEPSETEGNSSLVSGVMTSAQDEHQLKLSYNLLCSLKILCIEQSPDLEFCGGKRDFLGFTFLTKLSLFGCPKLVSSLVGPMGERKDDGSMEAGLLPPSLEGLIISQLPENLRSFIPEGLLYLKMLTLLSSPYLKSVQLHPCIALKELWISGCVQLAVLDGLHFLTSLRFLHMEMNPELSCAWEHKLQEQEQSGNPIQLLPPSLEKLDVQKLTDGVQSGLLTCLPTITELEIWESPNLTSLQLGCCRALKKLEIRNCGSLASMEGLQLCRNLTSLTVFDSPMVGSFLELVPHQQGGSEIWSGLEALAISDVSVLSVPLCKQLTSLRRLQFGPQVGEQPEIMVSLTEEQERALQLLTSLQELDFSSCPNLLSLPANLHSLTSLETLYIWNCKSITSLPDMGLPPSLRNLQLYECSEELGAHCRSAATDKLRVRIDYLYVD from the exons ATGGCGGGGTTTCTTGGCACGGTAGTTGACGCAGCAATAGGATGGATGGTGCAAAGCATCCTCGGCAGCTTCTTCACCGGACAGATGGAAGCCTGGACTCGTGAAGTCGGGCTTGCTGAAGATGTGGAGAAGCTCAAGTTTGAGATGAGGAAAGTGGAGATGGTTCTTGCTGCCGCCGAGGGAAGGAGGATTGACAACAAGCCTCTGGCCCGGTCACTGGATGATCTCAAAGAGCTGATCTATGACTCAGAGGACGTGATGGACGAGCTCGACTACTACCGGATCCAGCAACAGATCGAACAAG GGAATGGTTCTAGTCTTCCTAGTGGTTCTAATCCCGAGGGAAGCCATGCGTCATCATCCGCTCCATCTTCCGCTTTTGAATTGGTATACAATGCCACAAGTCAAATAACTAGTTGGGCATCATGTAACAGAAAAAGGAAACGTGAAGACGAGGGGCCAGCTCATAGCACCATCATGACTTTTGAGGTTAAAGATGACATTTCTAAGAGGATCAATATAATAGTGAATCATTTATGCACTATTGGAGATTCTGTACAAAGAGTTCTTCAGCTTGTGATCGCTCACCCCATTGCAACACCAAGTCAGAGTCAGATTATTGCCAGGAATGCCCGCATGACAACCTCTGTTCCAGTTGAACGTAAGGTATATGGGAGGGATGCAGAGAGAGACAGGATAATAGAGTTGTTGATAAACAGGGGATCTAATGATCTGAATGTTTTGCCAGTGGTTGGCATTGGTGGTGTTGGGAAGACGACACTTGCTAGATATGTATATAGTGATGAGAGAGTTTCAGGTCATTTCGATTTGCAAATGTGGGTTTGCGTATCCACGGACTTCAGTGAAAGAAGGATTACACTTGAGATCTTAGAGCATGTCTGTAAAGATAGACAAGAGTATGAAAATATAAGCAATTTCAATGTACTACAGGAGATCCTTTTGAAGTACATCAGAAATAAAAGATTTCTACTTGTATTAGATGATGTGTGGGAAGACAAGGACAGGAGTGGATGGGATGAACTGTTAGCCCCATTGAGACGTAGTCAAGTAAGTGGCTGCATGATTTTAGCAACAACTAGAAGAAAATCAGTTGCAAAATTGCTAGGAACAGTGATTGAAGTTGAGTTGAACGGTCTAGATGAAAAGGAGTTTTGGATTTTATTCAAGGCATTTGCATTTGGTAATGAGAACTACGAGGACCATCCTAGTTTGCAATCTATTGGCAAACAGATTGCTAAAGCACTTAAGGGTTGCCCACTTGCTGCACAAAGTGTTGGTGCACTTCTGAAAACAAGCATTAGCTATAAGCATTGGAGGAGAGTTCAGGACAAATGgaaatctcttcaagaagatgcgGATGACATTTTACCCATCTTGAAGATCAGTTATGATTATCTACCGGTCCACCTTCAGCGTTGTTTCTCATTCTGCTCTTTGTTTCCAGAGGACTACCTATTTAGTGGGGAAAGATTGGTCCGTGCTTGGATATCACAGAATTTTGTGCAGTGTGAAGACCCTACCATGAGATTGGAGGAAACAGGGCAACAATATTTGGATAGATTAGTGGATTTGGGTTTCTTCCAAAAGGTTGGCTCACACTATGTTATGCATGACCTCATGCATGAATTGGCAGGGAAAGTTTCATTAAATGAGTGTGCTACTATACATGGATTCCAATCCGAGGAAATTCGCCCAACTGTTCGCCATTTGTCAATCATAACTACTGCTTTTATTAAAGATAAAGATGTCCATGGTCCCAATGAGAAATTTGATAAAGTCATACAGAAGGTTAGGTCTTGGCACAAATTGAGGACCTTGATGTTGTTTGGGCAAAGCACTGAAAATTTCTTAGAGTCATTGCGTACTTTGTGCAAGGAGGCAAAATGTTTACGGCTCCTAAGGGTGATAGATGCTGACATCAGCTCTATAAACGATTTCTTAAGTCCATGCCATCTTCGTTATGTATCAGCATACGGACTCCATCTCAAGCAGTTTCCTCAACCTTTGACAAGATGTTATCACCTTCAAGTATTGGATGTGGGCATTTCCAGCAAGTTAGCTGTACCTACTGGTATGAGTAATCTCATTTATCTGCGCCATCTTATTGCTCATGAGAAAGTGCACCACACAATAGCTTGTGTTGGCAACATCACCTCTCTACAGGAATTAAAATTTAAGGTTCAAAATGTTGGCAGTTTTGGGATAGGACAACTTGAGTCCATGAATGAGCTCGTATTACTTGATATTTCTCAACTTGAAAACGTGAAGACTGAAGAAGAGGCGAGGGGGAGCAGCCTTATAGACAAAGAGTATCTAAAAACATTGTCCTTGTCATGGGAGGATAGCAGCATGAGCCTTCAACCTCAGGCAGCAAAGAATGTGCTTGAAGGTCTTCAACCACATCAGAACCTCAAAACTCTTAAAATAACTGGATATGGTGGTACCACGCCATCCTGGCTTTCCAGTACTTTCTCAGTTATCTCACTTGAGATACTTCATCTAGAGAAGTGCAGGGAATGGCGAATTCTTCCAACTCTTGAAATGCCTTTCCTTAGGAAGCTGACATTGATCAGGATGTTGAATGTAATGGAAATCTCGGTTCCTTCGTTAGAAGAGTTGGTCTTGACCGATATGCCAAAACTGGAAAAATGTACTGGTTCTTATGGAAAGGAATTGACTTCTCGTCTAAAGGTTTTGATGATCAGGAACTGTCCTCAACTGAATGAGTTTACTCTGTTCCGGAGTTACTCTTCTTTCGACGCTGAGCAGAAGTCATGGTTTCCATCTCTCAAGAAACTCTCCATCAAACATTGTCCTCAAATAAT CAAGTGGGAGCTGTTTCCACTACAAGAAATGGTGAACCTCAAGGAGTTGGAGTTGATGGACCTACATGTTGTGAGAGAGTTGGCAGTCCCTTCTCTGGAGGAGTTAGTGTTGATTAAAATGCCAAACCTGGAAAATTGTGACAATCTAGCAGCTTCTGCACCTCCGCAATTTTTACCTTCTCAAGGAGATCAAAACAGATGGTTACCTAGTCTCCATAGACTCACCATCCATGATTGCCCTTGTTTGACAGTGTCACATCCTCTTCCGCCTTCTGCTCTGATTTCTGATTTGTCCATCAGGGGAGTTCCGACAGTTCCAAAAATGAGTATAAACTCAGTATGGTTCACTATCGAATCTAATGAGTTGAGTGTGCTGGATGACCGTATCTTGGCATTCCATAATCTTAGGGGCATAACAATGTTGGAGATAAAAAATTGTCTAAATCTGATATCTCTTTCAAGTGAAGCTTTCAGCCAGCTCACCGCCTTAGAGGATTTAAGTATACGCGACTGCCCAAATCTGGCCAACTCAAACATTATGTCAGAGGTTGTTCTGGAAAATACTAGGTCTACAAGAAGCCTTCTGCTACCATCACTCAAATATCTCGTCATCAGCACATGCGGCATAACAGGGAGTTGGCTTACGCAGATGCTTTCACAAATGCAGTTCCTTGAGACGTTGGTATTAACGGATTGTCCAGCGGTAAAGTTTCTATCAATCAGTGAACCTTCAGAAACCGAAGGAAACAGTAGTTTGGTTTCAGGAGTGATGACGTCAGCCCAAGATGAACATCAATTGAAACTGTCATATAATCTCTTATGTTCTCTCAAGATTTTATGTATTGAGCAGAGTCCAGATCTGGAGTTCTGTGGGGGTAAGAGAGACTTCCTAGGATTCACCTTTCTTACTAAGCTATCCCTTTTTGGTTGCCCCAAGCTGGTCTCATCGTTGGTGGGTCCCATGGGTGAAAGGAAAGATGATGGTAGCATGGAAGCTGGATTACTCCCACCATCACTTGAAGGCCTTATTATCAGTCAACTCCCAGAAAACTTACGGTCCTTTATTCCTGAAGGTCTACTCTACCTCAAAATGTTGACTCTATTAAGTAGCCCCTATTTGAAGTCTGTACAGCTGCATCCATGTATTGCCCTAAAGGAGCTGTGGATCTCGGGGTGTGTCCAGCTGGCTGTACTCGATGGCTTGCACTTCCTCACCTCCCTTCGATTTTTGCATATGGAGATGAATCCCGAGCTGTCTTGTGCATGGGAGCACAAACTGCAGGAGCAAGAACAGAGTGGCAATCCAATTCAGCTGCTTCCCCCGTCACTTGAAAAGCTTGATGTCCAGAAGCTCACCGATGGGGTCCAGTCCGGTCTCCTAACCTGCCTCCCCACCATCACCGAATTAGAAATATGGGAAAGTCCAAACTTGACGTCTCTACAGCTGGGATGCTGCAGGGCACTGAAAAAGCTGGAAATTCGAAACTGCGGCTCGCTTGCATCGATGGAGGGCCTCCAGTTGTGTAGAAACCTGACATCTCTGACAGTATTTGACTCCCCCATGGTAGGTTCCTTTTTGGAGCTTGTGCCGCACCAGCAGGGGGGCTCTGAGATCTGGTCTGGACTGGAAGCTCTTGCCATTTCTGACGTTTCTGTCCTTTCCGTGCCCTTGTGCAAACAGCTCACATCTCTAAGACGCCTACAATTCGGCCCTCAGGTTGGTGAACAGCCAGAGATCATGGTGAGTCTAACAGAGGAACAAGAAAGAGCGTTACAGCTTCTAACCTCCCTCCAAGAACTTGACTTTTCGTCATGCCCGAATCTCTTATCACTTCCTGCAAACCTACATAGCCTGACCTCCCTCGAAACGCTATATATCTGGAATTGTAAGAGCATCACAAGCCTGCCAGACATGGGCCTCCCACCTTCGCTCAGAAACCTTCAGTTATACGAGTGCAGTGAGGAGCTAGGTGCGCACTGCAGGAGCGCAGCAACGGATAAGCTTAGGGTCAGGATTGATTATCTGTATGTCGATTAA